A part of Myxococcus landrumus genomic DNA contains:
- a CDS encoding LptF/LptG family permease: MRLTLFGYVLRTYVRFALGILGGLVLVFVVVDFVDRAKTYTGPGWVTDAAKLYGYKALMAVQQLGPAALLLAAGTTVSALRKQGEVTAIRALTFGPTALYAPVLAFGLLACTGFVVFDEVVATHAGRRVDEITTQRFNRWGDWRFYYTPKQWFRRGDHIFFLRAGSAQEGFADVSIFTLSREFKLQRRLDAARMEWLDGTRWRLTGVVERAFAGENHTSVKSLESAEYELGIAASAFRIRPGRPEQMRVRELREQIVARRDVGLATKQFELALHNRFAYPFAALPAALLGVGLALRTNRRGHLTAAIVEGLLVAVAMWGLMMVCRTLVLTERLSPPVAAWTPPVLLVLAAVALWMRREGFLHVPRRWLAVR; this comes from the coding sequence GTGAGACTCACGCTCTTCGGGTATGTGCTGCGCACGTACGTGCGCTTCGCGTTGGGAATCCTGGGTGGCCTGGTGCTCGTCTTCGTGGTGGTGGACTTCGTCGACCGCGCGAAGACGTACACGGGACCGGGCTGGGTGACGGACGCGGCGAAGCTCTACGGCTACAAGGCCTTGATGGCGGTGCAGCAATTGGGGCCGGCGGCGCTGCTGCTGGCCGCGGGCACGACGGTGTCCGCGCTGCGCAAGCAAGGCGAAGTCACGGCCATCCGGGCGCTGACCTTCGGGCCCACGGCGCTGTATGCACCCGTGCTGGCCTTCGGTCTGCTCGCGTGTACGGGGTTCGTGGTCTTCGACGAGGTGGTCGCGACGCACGCGGGTCGCCGCGTGGATGAAATCACCACGCAGCGCTTCAACCGCTGGGGCGACTGGCGCTTCTACTACACGCCGAAGCAGTGGTTCCGGCGAGGCGACCACATCTTCTTCCTTCGCGCGGGGAGCGCGCAGGAGGGCTTCGCGGATGTGTCCATCTTCACCTTGTCGCGAGAGTTCAAGCTGCAGCGGCGGCTGGACGCGGCGCGGATGGAGTGGCTGGACGGGACGCGCTGGCGGCTGACGGGGGTGGTGGAGCGCGCCTTCGCGGGGGAGAACCACACGTCGGTGAAGAGCCTCGAGAGTGCCGAGTACGAGCTGGGCATCGCGGCCTCGGCCTTCCGCATCCGTCCGGGACGTCCGGAGCAGATGCGTGTGAGGGAGTTGCGCGAGCAGATTGTCGCGCGCCGGGACGTGGGGCTCGCGACGAAGCAGTTCGAGCTCGCGCTGCACAACCGCTTCGCCTATCCGTTCGCGGCGCTTCCCGCCGCGCTCCTGGGCGTGGGGTTGGCGTTGCGCACGAACCGGCGTGGGCACCTCACCGCGGCCATCGTCGAAGGGCTGTTGGTGGCGGTGGCCATGTGGGGCCTGATGATGGTGTGCCGGACGTTGGTTCTCACCGAGAGATTGTCTCCACCCGTGGCGGCCTGGACGCCGCCCGTCCTGCTCGTGCTGGCGGCCGTGGCGCTGTGGATGCGCCGGGAGGGGTTTCTTCACGTGCCTCGCCGTTGGCTGGCGGTGAGGTAG
- a CDS encoding LptF/LptG family permease — translation MTRISRYLLMELLVPLGVWVAFMFLLLFVMQFLRGTDVLLGSSVTLTDLGRLVAYLTPHFLMMALPIAFLLAILLGLGRLGEDRELTALQALGIGPTRLLAAPMGVAVALSVLMLLITSTAQPWGLTGVKELVSEVIRKNVVGDVKSGTFYEDLSDLTLYAEQVSSDGRWTNVLLHDDREASSPLLVLAHHGQVGTSSGGEVLRFSLEDGEVHRSGRATENYSVIHFDQAEISVGVGASMGKRGRFTSAKEELTPSELLEAASEAEAKGGDARGFRMALHSRLGGALAPIAFALLGTPLAIGRRQAGRAWGYLLTLGGYVLYYLLSRAFEQLGQQGKLPAPLAGQLANLVFMAVGAVALYRVSRSGTVR, via the coding sequence GTGACTCGCATCTCCCGCTATCTCCTCATGGAGCTGTTGGTGCCGCTCGGAGTCTGGGTGGCCTTCATGTTCCTGCTGCTGTTCGTGATGCAGTTCCTTCGCGGAACGGACGTGCTGCTGGGTTCGTCGGTGACGCTGACGGACCTGGGGAGACTGGTGGCGTATCTCACGCCGCACTTCCTCATGATGGCGCTGCCCATCGCGTTCCTGCTGGCCATCCTCCTGGGACTGGGGCGGCTGGGAGAGGACCGTGAGCTGACGGCGCTGCAGGCGCTGGGCATCGGGCCGACTCGCTTGCTGGCCGCGCCCATGGGCGTCGCGGTGGCGCTCAGCGTGCTGATGCTGCTCATCACCTCCACCGCGCAGCCGTGGGGCCTCACGGGTGTGAAGGAGCTGGTGAGCGAGGTCATCCGGAAGAACGTCGTGGGCGATGTGAAGTCCGGCACGTTCTACGAGGACCTCAGTGACCTGACGCTGTACGCGGAGCAGGTCTCCTCGGATGGCCGATGGACCAACGTGCTGCTGCACGATGACCGCGAGGCGAGCTCGCCGCTGTTGGTGCTGGCGCACCACGGGCAGGTAGGCACGTCCAGCGGAGGCGAGGTGCTGCGCTTCTCGCTGGAGGACGGCGAGGTGCACCGCTCCGGCCGCGCCACCGAGAACTACAGCGTCATCCACTTCGACCAGGCGGAGATCAGCGTCGGCGTGGGTGCGTCCATGGGCAAGCGCGGCCGGTTCACCTCCGCCAAGGAGGAGCTGACACCGTCGGAGCTGCTCGAGGCGGCGAGCGAGGCCGAGGCCAAGGGCGGAGACGCGCGTGGCTTCCGGATGGCGCTGCACAGCCGGCTGGGAGGGGCCCTGGCGCCCATTGCCTTCGCGCTTCTGGGCACACCGCTTGCTATTGGCCGGCGTCAGGCGGGCAGGGCCTGGGGTTATCTCCTGACGCTTGGAGGCTACGTCTTGTACTACCTGCTGAGCCGGGCCTTCGAGCAGTTGGGACAGCAAGGCAAGTTGCCGGCGCCCCTGGCGGGACAACTGGCGAACCTCGTCTTCATGGCGGTGGGTGCGGTGGCCCTGTACCGGGTGAGTCGTTCGGGGACGGTTCGGTGA
- a CDS encoding glycosyltransferase family 4 protein, protein MVRGRLHGIARYALELARRVPAMAPDLRFSALVPPEGLPTDLGALAPSLPLQRALAGFLSPIEQPALAADLARLKPDVFHATSFALPLFWSGPLVATLHDANHVALAHEYSPAQALYYRVVVGPRAKRAAALVTVSEFSREELARHLKLSPYRLQVIPNGVDSHFQPPSAQEVRAFRERHELPARYVAAVGNAKRFKNLALLRHFAADLPVPIVLLAGKGAVAHELGLHENVLDLEELSEAEMPLFYGAAAALLLPSKYEGFGLPALEAMAAGCPVLTSDAGSLPEVVGGAALRLSPDDPAAWREATLRVLRDDALRAQLIELGHERAARFTWDECARRTVAVYRRVLEARALAPR, encoded by the coding sequence ATGGTGCGCGGCCGGCTGCACGGAATCGCTCGCTATGCGCTGGAGCTCGCGCGGCGCGTTCCCGCGATGGCTCCGGACCTGCGCTTCTCCGCCCTGGTGCCCCCAGAGGGACTTCCCACGGACCTGGGGGCGCTCGCTCCGAGTCTGCCCTTGCAGCGCGCGCTCGCGGGGTTCCTCTCCCCCATCGAGCAGCCCGCGCTGGCGGCGGACCTGGCTCGGCTCAAGCCCGACGTCTTCCATGCCACCTCGTTCGCCCTGCCCCTCTTCTGGAGCGGGCCGCTGGTGGCGACGCTGCACGACGCCAACCACGTGGCGCTGGCCCACGAGTACTCGCCCGCGCAGGCGCTGTACTACCGCGTCGTCGTGGGGCCCCGCGCGAAGAGGGCCGCCGCGCTGGTGACGGTGTCCGAGTTCTCCCGGGAGGAACTGGCGCGACACCTCAAGCTGTCGCCGTACCGCCTGCAGGTGATTCCCAACGGCGTGGACTCGCACTTCCAGCCGCCTTCGGCCCAGGAGGTCCGCGCCTTCAGGGAGCGCCATGAGCTGCCCGCGCGCTATGTGGCGGCGGTGGGCAACGCCAAGCGCTTCAAGAACCTGGCGCTGCTGAGGCACTTCGCGGCGGACCTGCCCGTGCCCATCGTCCTGCTCGCCGGAAAGGGCGCCGTGGCGCACGAGCTGGGGCTGCACGAGAACGTGCTGGACCTCGAGGAGCTGTCGGAGGCGGAGATGCCCCTGTTCTACGGGGCCGCGGCGGCGCTGCTCCTGCCCTCGAAGTACGAGGGCTTCGGGCTGCCCGCGCTGGAGGCGATGGCGGCGGGCTGTCCCGTGCTCACCTCGGACGCGGGCTCACTGCCGGAAGTGGTGGGCGGCGCCGCGTTGAGGTTGTCCCCGGATGACCCGGCGGCCTGGCGCGAGGCGACCCTCCGCGTGCTGAGGGACGACGCCCTGCGCGCGCAGCTCATCGAGCTGGGGCATGAGCGCGCCGCGCGCTTCACCTGGGACGAGTGTGCCCGGAGGACGGTGGCGGTGTACCGGCGCGTCCTCGAGGCCCGCGCCCTGGCACCTCGCTGA
- a CDS encoding O-antigen ligase family protein, with translation MDSPSQARFEPLLRRAVAVVLLAWAVGLVLAEVVLQVAASAAVFLALVMVALRRLRLAPDVRAYVLASVALCAWQVVSPALALLTGAASAWPRSSRYGQVLDSVAGAAVASIGSVGVPWLALAGTVAAGWLFAAALGMFQNRVRWPWEPPAFLKLNPGRLHENFGTETSPRYAAGGIFFHRLRFAHGAIAALGPALAVLGGSEVLRRRMLAGAVVLGMLVSIYNAFARAALGAALLVSVVALLLLVSGVARKVGLALIAVAVVLVLASPAWRARLEKAAGNIYGGERELAMTVGWSLVREHPWVGVGFGNHKAAVLARQGDSGITDLLATDSHNLWLTVWAETGLVGLLLMVTVHVLLGWALIRRYRAGSLAATGALLSFVGFHILALVHYLPFHSSVHLSFALVWGLGLCEGSDVLRQRARS, from the coding sequence ATGGATTCTCCCTCCCAGGCCCGGTTCGAGCCCCTCTTGCGCCGTGCCGTGGCCGTGGTGCTGCTGGCGTGGGCCGTGGGCCTGGTGCTGGCGGAAGTCGTGCTGCAGGTGGCCGCGTCCGCCGCGGTGTTCCTGGCGCTGGTGATGGTGGCGCTGCGGCGGTTGAGGCTGGCCCCGGACGTGCGCGCCTATGTGTTGGCGAGCGTGGCGCTGTGCGCATGGCAGGTGGTGTCGCCCGCGCTGGCGCTGCTCACGGGCGCGGCGAGCGCGTGGCCGCGCAGCTCGCGCTATGGGCAGGTGTTGGACTCGGTGGCGGGCGCGGCGGTGGCCTCCATCGGCTCGGTGGGGGTGCCCTGGCTTGCGCTGGCGGGGACGGTGGCGGCGGGGTGGTTGTTCGCTGCGGCGCTGGGGATGTTCCAGAACCGCGTGCGCTGGCCCTGGGAGCCCCCGGCGTTCCTCAAGCTGAACCCCGGCCGGTTGCACGAGAACTTCGGCACGGAGACGTCTCCTCGCTATGCGGCGGGAGGCATCTTCTTCCACCGCTTGCGCTTCGCGCACGGCGCCATCGCCGCGTTGGGGCCGGCGCTCGCGGTGCTCGGCGGCTCCGAGGTGCTGCGGCGGCGCATGCTCGCGGGCGCGGTGGTGTTGGGCATGCTCGTGTCCATCTACAACGCGTTCGCTCGGGCGGCGCTGGGCGCGGCGCTGCTGGTCAGCGTGGTGGCGTTGCTGCTGCTGGTGAGTGGCGTGGCGCGCAAGGTGGGGCTGGCGCTCATCGCGGTGGCCGTCGTCCTGGTGTTGGCTTCACCGGCCTGGCGCGCGCGTCTGGAGAAGGCGGCGGGCAACATCTACGGCGGCGAGCGCGAGCTGGCGATGACGGTGGGATGGAGCCTGGTGCGTGAGCACCCCTGGGTGGGGGTGGGCTTTGGCAACCACAAGGCCGCGGTCCTGGCTCGGCAGGGTGACTCGGGCATCACGGACCTGCTGGCCACAGACTCACACAACCTGTGGCTGACGGTGTGGGCGGAGACGGGCCTGGTGGGGCTGCTCCTGATGGTGACGGTGCATGTGCTCCTGGGCTGGGCGCTCATCCGTCGCTATCGCGCGGGCTCGCTCGCCGCGACGGGCGCACTGCTGTCCTTCGTGGGCTTCCACATCCTCGCGCTCGTGCACTACCTGCCGTTCCACTCCAGCGTGCACCTCTCGTTCGCACTGGTGTGGGGACTGGGGCTGTGTGAGGGCAGTGACGTCCTGCGCCAGCGCGCGCGCTCGTAG
- a CDS encoding glycosyltransferase encodes MKVALVHDWLVTHRGGERVLDALCEVLPDADIYTLIHRPGSQSPAIESRRIFTSFLQHIPGIHERYRHFLPLMPRAIESMRLRGDYDVVLSSSHCVAKGLRAPAGLPHLSYVHAPMRYMWDLFDDYFGPGRAGLPVRAAAHAVRPWLRRWDRASAARVDRFVVNSHHVAGKLRRFWDREATVVHPPVDLERFTRLPLEGSGQGGYFLWLGAFAPYKRLDIALEAFRELGAPLWVVGTGQEAARLMSGAPPANIRFLGNVPDDALPALYRDARALIFTPEEDFGITPLEAQACGRPVIAFGRGGALETVNSRTGLFFAEQSPSALAEAVRRFETWEGGFRPEDARSQAGRFSRGAFQQAMLSEVESLLRVARKSTPEARAV; translated from the coding sequence GTGAAGGTCGCCCTCGTCCATGATTGGCTGGTCACCCACCGCGGGGGGGAGCGTGTGCTCGACGCGCTCTGCGAAGTCCTGCCCGACGCGGACATCTACACCCTCATCCACCGGCCCGGCAGCCAGTCCCCCGCCATCGAGTCCCGCCGCATCTTCACGTCCTTCCTCCAGCACATCCCGGGCATCCACGAGCGCTACCGCCACTTCCTGCCCCTGATGCCTCGGGCCATCGAGTCGATGCGCCTGAGGGGCGACTACGACGTCGTGCTGTCCTCCAGCCACTGCGTGGCCAAGGGGCTGCGCGCTCCCGCGGGCCTGCCGCACCTGAGCTACGTGCACGCGCCCATGCGGTACATGTGGGACTTGTTCGACGACTACTTCGGACCGGGCCGTGCGGGCCTGCCCGTGCGTGCCGCGGCCCACGCGGTGCGCCCCTGGCTGCGGCGGTGGGACCGCGCCTCGGCGGCTCGCGTGGACCGCTTCGTCGTCAACAGCCACCACGTGGCGGGCAAGCTGCGGCGCTTCTGGGACCGTGAGGCCACCGTCGTGCATCCCCCCGTGGACCTGGAGCGCTTCACCCGGCTCCCGCTCGAGGGCAGCGGCCAGGGGGGCTACTTCCTGTGGCTGGGGGCCTTCGCGCCCTACAAGCGGCTGGACATCGCGCTGGAGGCCTTCCGCGAGCTGGGCGCGCCCCTGTGGGTGGTGGGCACGGGCCAGGAGGCCGCGCGCCTCATGTCGGGGGCTCCGCCCGCCAACATCCGCTTCCTGGGCAACGTCCCCGACGACGCGCTGCCCGCGCTCTACCGCGATGCCCGCGCCCTCATCTTCACGCCCGAGGAGGACTTCGGCATCACCCCGCTGGAGGCCCAGGCTTGCGGGCGCCCCGTCATCGCCTTCGGCAGGGGCGGCGCGCTCGAGACGGTGAACAGCCGCACCGGACTGTTCTTCGCAGAACAGTCACCGTCCGCGCTCGCGGAGGCGGTTCGCCGCTTCGAGACCTGGGAGGGTGGGTTCCGTCCCGAAGATGCCCGCTCGCAGGCCGGGCGCTTCAGCCGAGGGGCCTTCCAGCAGGCCATGCTCTCCGAGGTGGAGTCACTCCTCAGGGTGGCGAGGAAATCCACACCCGAAGCCAGGGCGGTGTGA
- the purD gene encoding phosphoribosylamine--glycine ligase: MDVKVLLLGSGGREHALAWKLSQSPLLTRLWCAPGNPGTAKLATNVPVKADAPDEVVALARRESVDLVVVGPEAPLVAGVADALAQAGIPCFGPVAGAALIEGSKAFAKEIMAEAGVPTAAFQTFTDAAAAEAYAVAQGRIVVKADGLAAGKGVIVAHDVDAAREAVRAVAAMGTSGQRMVLEELLEGEEVSAMALCDGERYVMLPLSQDHKRVGDGDTGPNTGGMGAYSPAPFLDDAQLAEVGESVIAPTLAVLRRRGLPFKGVLYAGLMLTPNGPKVLEFNARFGDPETQVLMMQLGEDLLPLVDACARGQLVERRLAVAPGSSVGVVVAAGGYPDAPRKGQRIDGLDAVPPDATVFIAGAEEQGGALVTGGGRVLTVCARGEDLARARERAYAAVAAVRFEGMHFRRDIGAKGMKATT; encoded by the coding sequence GTGGATGTGAAGGTCCTGTTGCTGGGTTCCGGAGGCCGTGAGCACGCGCTGGCTTGGAAGCTCTCCCAGAGCCCTCTGCTCACGCGGTTGTGGTGTGCCCCGGGCAACCCGGGGACGGCGAAGCTGGCGACGAACGTGCCGGTGAAGGCGGATGCGCCGGACGAGGTGGTGGCGCTGGCGCGGCGGGAGTCGGTGGACCTGGTGGTGGTGGGGCCGGAGGCACCGCTGGTGGCGGGTGTCGCGGACGCGCTGGCCCAGGCTGGAATCCCGTGCTTCGGGCCCGTGGCCGGGGCCGCGCTCATCGAGGGCTCCAAGGCGTTCGCCAAGGAAATCATGGCGGAGGCGGGTGTCCCCACGGCCGCCTTCCAGACCTTCACCGACGCGGCAGCGGCGGAGGCCTACGCGGTCGCGCAGGGTCGCATCGTCGTGAAGGCGGATGGGCTGGCGGCGGGCAAGGGCGTCATCGTCGCGCACGACGTGGACGCCGCGCGTGAGGCCGTGCGCGCGGTGGCGGCGATGGGCACGTCGGGCCAGCGCATGGTGCTGGAGGAGCTGCTGGAGGGCGAAGAGGTCTCCGCCATGGCGCTCTGTGATGGCGAGCGCTACGTCATGTTGCCCCTGTCGCAGGACCACAAGCGCGTGGGGGATGGCGACACGGGGCCCAACACGGGAGGCATGGGCGCATACAGCCCCGCGCCCTTCCTGGATGATGCGCAGCTGGCCGAAGTGGGTGAGAGCGTCATCGCGCCGACGCTGGCGGTGCTTCGTCGTCGGGGGCTGCCCTTCAAGGGCGTGCTGTACGCGGGGCTGATGCTCACGCCCAACGGGCCCAAGGTGCTGGAGTTCAACGCGCGCTTCGGCGACCCGGAGACGCAGGTGTTGATGATGCAGCTGGGCGAGGACCTGCTGCCCCTGGTGGATGCGTGCGCGCGCGGCCAGTTGGTGGAGCGGCGGCTGGCGGTGGCGCCCGGTTCGTCGGTGGGGGTGGTGGTGGCCGCGGGGGGATATCCGGACGCGCCTCGCAAGGGCCAGCGCATCGACGGGCTGGATGCGGTGCCGCCGGACGCCACGGTGTTCATCGCGGGCGCCGAAGAGCAGGGCGGAGCGCTGGTCACCGGCGGCGGTCGGGTGCTGACGGTCTGCGCCCGGGGCGAGGACCTCGCTCGAGCGCGAGAGCGCGCGTACGCGGCGGTGGCGGCCGTGCGCTTCGAGGGCATGCACTTCCGCCGTGACATTGGCGCGAAGGGGATGAAGGCGACTACGTGA